A part of Planctomycetota bacterium genomic DNA contains:
- a CDS encoding sulfotransferase, whose protein sequence is MSNFRRTKPARKPKSATPRRTATHQRFIGEARKLIAADKLEEGHAKLNELTSRWLKTPDPEVLFLHAVIAEKRGRDNEHLRYARQSVNLHHHTDAILSLARALRKKGRTDECCELCDEALAMSPSLTGAPILKAGALEEAGRFDEAEAIVSEALAAAESSGKPPSILLKDVHARILVQRKKHEQAVQVIDDLLEDKAANEGVKRSTLHLRAKSCDRAKQFDEAWDSAVRANEIGEIPFDPDLYTEQVDALMEVWSRDHVSRFPIADCDSELPVFIAGMPRSGTSLIDQIVDAHPKAAGVGELATIESFAAELAMAYNPDKEPPGCFGEFTNYRWTATANRYVEELQNAAESGVERVVNKALGNNRLVGLISRLFPKTRIIHAIRDPRDVAISCFMGGFNNQRNAWTTRVEWASRAWVESARLMEHWKQTLDVPILDVHYEKLVADPENEFPRLIEFLGLPWDDRCFDFYKSKRTVRTLSYDQVNRPIYTTSSGRHKNYEAFIKDIEFPEYILA, encoded by the coding sequence ATGTCCAACTTCCGACGCACCAAACCCGCCCGCAAACCGAAGTCCGCCACGCCACGTCGAACGGCAACCCATCAACGTTTCATCGGCGAGGCTCGCAAGCTCATCGCGGCCGACAAGCTCGAGGAAGGCCACGCCAAACTCAACGAGCTCACGAGCCGTTGGCTCAAGACGCCCGACCCCGAAGTACTCTTCTTGCATGCGGTGATCGCCGAGAAGCGTGGCCGCGACAACGAACACCTGCGCTACGCCCGGCAGTCGGTCAATCTCCACCACCACACCGACGCTATCCTCTCACTCGCCCGCGCCCTGCGAAAAAAGGGACGAACCGACGAGTGCTGCGAACTCTGCGACGAAGCTTTGGCCATGTCTCCATCGCTGACCGGGGCGCCCATCCTCAAGGCGGGCGCGCTCGAAGAGGCCGGCCGATTCGACGAAGCCGAGGCGATCGTCTCCGAGGCACTTGCGGCCGCGGAGTCCTCCGGAAAACCGCCATCGATCCTGCTCAAGGACGTGCACGCACGCATTCTGGTCCAACGAAAGAAACACGAACAAGCCGTGCAAGTCATCGATGACCTGCTCGAAGACAAGGCCGCCAACGAAGGGGTGAAGCGATCGACCCTGCACTTGCGGGCCAAGTCGTGCGACCGGGCGAAGCAGTTCGACGAGGCCTGGGATTCTGCGGTGCGGGCCAACGAAATCGGCGAGATTCCCTTCGACCCCGACCTCTATACCGAACAAGTCGATGCGCTGATGGAGGTGTGGTCACGTGATCATGTCAGTCGGTTTCCGATCGCCGATTGCGACAGCGAGTTGCCAGTGTTCATCGCCGGCATGCCCCGAAGCGGCACGAGCCTGATCGACCAGATCGTCGACGCCCACCCGAAAGCCGCGGGCGTCGGTGAGCTCGCGACGATCGAGTCGTTCGCCGCGGAGTTGGCCATGGCTTACAACCCTGATAAAGAGCCGCCCGGTTGCTTCGGCGAGTTCACGAACTACCGCTGGACCGCGACAGCGAACCGCTACGTCGAAGAACTGCAAAATGCCGCCGAATCCGGCGTCGAACGCGTCGTCAACAAAGCACTGGGCAACAACCGGTTGGTCGGATTGATTTCACGATTGTTCCCCAAAACACGGATCATCCACGCCATTCGCGACCCTCGAGACGTCGCGATCAGTTGCTTCATGGGTGGCTTCAACAACCAACGCAACGCATGGACAACGCGGGTGGAGTGGGCGTCCCGCGCCTGGGTCGAATCTGCACGGCTCATGGAACATTGGAAGCAGACGCTCGACGTGCCCATCCTTGACGTTCACTACGAGAAGCTCGTTGCGGACCCCGAGAACGAGTTTCCACGCCTGATCGAATTCCTCGGGTTGCCGTGGGATGATCGGTGCTTCGACTTCTACAAGTCCAAGCGAACCGTCCGCACGCTCAGTTACGACCAAGTCAACCGGCCGATCTACACCACCAGTTCCGGTCGGCACAAGAACTACGAGGCGTTCATCAAGGACATCGAGTTTCCCGAGTACATCCTCGCCTAG
- a CDS encoding YegP family protein gives MAKFEVYQDKKGEYRWRLKSSNGQNIANGGEGYVAKADCLNGIESVKKNSQTADIVELPKED, from the coding sequence ATGGCAAAGTTTGAAGTCTACCAAGACAAAAAAGGCGAGTACCGCTGGCGCCTCAAGTCCAGCAACGGCCAGAACATCGCCAACGGCGGTGAGGGCTACGTCGCCAAGGCCGACTGCCTGAACGGCATCGAGTCGGTCAAGAAAAACTCGCAGACGGCCGACATCGTCGAGCTTCCGAAGGAAGACTAA
- a CDS encoding CAP domain-containing protein, translating into MRNTKNNETIQQAVIETMESRRLLSGYEVTPYEQYMVELINRTRMNPVAEASLHGIDLNEGLAPGTLGSHARQPLAVNADLTEAVRDHLQWLFDNDRFAHSGANGSSPTDRMRDAGYEFVNGSASGENLSVRMSTWGKSVSVNEIDQHHANLFIDDTVASRGHRLTMLSDGFREIGSGVVIGSGYEYAGRTWNAVLTGQNFAFNNANGGDSFLTGVAYTDAAVDDDFYTPGEQLAGITVTARHSNGAIYQTTTSAAGGYAMRLPAGTYTITANGTGLNGNVVFQNVTVGSENVKLDFTPDQATSTPAPVTDFDGDEAAPQETQLPAWARLSAGTLIVEGTSGDDAIGLTRDGAHITVTYNGEIAQVDADKVHGIEVYAGSGNDLVDTGTGLTGANGDVLGVYYNGGSGNDTLAGGDGADVLTGGDGHDELNGRGGNDRLNGNGGNDSLWGAGGNDRLFGNGHHDVLLGGSGNDQLDGHNGHDQLLAGPGDDVLFGGNHNDKLYGESGDDRVHGQNGRDYLDGGFGADLLDGGDGKDTVSYDSRSGRVFATVSDDYTTDYRTVGDDGYRGEGDHIFANVETLIGGSGNDHLRGHAEVANVLIGNAGDDILDGVGGGDHLIGGSGNDLLFGYNDVDDLFDGGDGHDEVFGDFADEFINVEGIGYTQHELAA; encoded by the coding sequence ATGCGTAACACGAAGAACAACGAGACGATTCAGCAGGCCGTCATTGAGACGATGGAGAGCCGGCGTTTGCTCAGCGGCTACGAGGTCACGCCCTACGAGCAGTACATGGTTGAGCTGATCAACCGCACACGCATGAACCCCGTCGCCGAGGCGAGCCTGCACGGCATCGACCTCAACGAAGGCCTCGCACCCGGCACGCTCGGCAGCCACGCGCGTCAGCCGCTGGCCGTCAACGCGGATCTGACCGAGGCCGTCCGTGACCACCTGCAATGGCTCTTCGACAACGACCGCTTCGCCCACAGCGGCGCCAACGGCAGCAGCCCGACTGACCGCATGCGGGACGCCGGCTACGAGTTCGTCAACGGCTCGGCATCCGGCGAAAACCTCTCGGTCCGCATGTCCACCTGGGGCAAGTCCGTTTCCGTTAATGAGATCGACCAGCACCACGCGAACCTGTTCATCGACGACACGGTCGCGAGTCGCGGCCACCGACTGACGATGCTCTCGGACGGCTTCCGTGAGATCGGTAGCGGTGTCGTGATCGGCAGCGGCTACGAGTACGCCGGGCGCACCTGGAATGCCGTGCTCACCGGTCAGAACTTCGCCTTCAACAACGCCAACGGCGGCGACAGCTTCCTGACGGGCGTCGCCTACACCGATGCGGCCGTGGATGACGACTTCTACACGCCGGGCGAACAACTCGCCGGCATCACCGTCACCGCACGCCACAGCAACGGCGCGATCTACCAAACGACCACCAGTGCGGCCGGCGGTTACGCCATGCGCCTCCCGGCCGGTACCTACACCATCACCGCCAACGGCACCGGGCTCAACGGCAACGTCGTTTTCCAAAACGTCACCGTCGGATCGGAGAACGTGAAGCTCGACTTCACGCCGGACCAGGCCACCAGCACGCCGGCTCCTGTCACTGACTTTGACGGTGATGAAGCCGCACCCCAGGAAACTCAACTGCCCGCGTGGGCCCGTCTTTCCGCCGGTACACTGATCGTCGAGGGCACCAGCGGCGACGACGCGATCGGCCTCACCCGTGACGGTGCCCACATCACGGTCACCTACAACGGCGAGATTGCTCAGGTCGACGCCGACAAGGTCCACGGCATCGAGGTGTACGCCGGTTCGGGCAATGATCTGGTCGACACCGGCACCGGCCTGACCGGCGCGAACGGCGACGTCCTCGGCGTCTACTACAACGGTGGCTCGGGCAATGACACGCTCGCCGGCGGCGATGGGGCGGACGTTCTCACCGGCGGCGACGGCCACGATGAACTCAACGGCCGCGGCGGCAACGATCGACTCAACGGCAACGGCGGCAACGACTCACTCTGGGGTGCCGGCGGCAACGACCGGCTCTTCGGCAACGGCCACCACGACGTCCTTCTCGGCGGTTCGGGCAACGACCAACTCGACGGTCACAACGGACACGATCAACTTCTGGCCGGCCCCGGCGACGACGTGCTCTTTGGCGGCAACCACAACGACAAGCTCTACGGCGAGTCCGGCGATGACCGCGTCCACGGACAGAACGGCCGCGACTACCTTGACGGTGGCTTTGGTGCCGACCTGCTCGACGGCGGCGATGGCAAGGACACCGTTTCCTACGACAGCCGTAGCGGCCGGGTGTTCGCCACCGTCTCCGACGACTACACCACCGACTACCGCACCGTCGGCGACGACGGCTACCGCGGCGAGGGAGATCACATCTTCGCCAACGTCGAAACGCTCATCGGTGGTAGCGGCAACGATCACCTCCGCGGCCACGCCGAAGTCGCCAACGTCCTGATCGGCAACGCCGGCGATGACATCCTCGACGGCGTCGGCGGCGGCGACCACCTCATCGGTGGCAGCGGTAACGATCTGCTCTTTGGGTACAACGACGTCGACGACCTGTTCGATGGTGGCGACGGCCATGACGAAGTGTTCGGTGACTTCGCCGACGAGTTCATTAACGTCGAAGGTATTGGCTACACCCAGCACGAACTGGCCGCCTGA
- a CDS encoding AEC family transporter: MLAILNILGPILLMAGLGALLQRAFKLSLDTLVKLNLYLFVPAFIFQRVGTSNIDWSEMGWIMGLTCVTGVGLGAIVGLLARLGGASRPTVAAMMLATCIYNSGNYGVPLAELAYGTEGGAAQTFVLFTQNILTFTVGMFLAGSGTMSPKAVLKRLFRMPIPYAVFAGVALRFVGAEKMPAILDSSATYLANGLVPVALVTLGAQLGKNPRWPRWKPVLVVCGARLIIGPLFMMGLIRLTPTELYPLPGDVLVLTAGVPCAINILLLTIELEGDADLAADCVFWSTVFSAVSVAVWIAILE; the protein is encoded by the coding sequence GTGCTCGCCATCCTCAACATCCTCGGCCCCATCCTGCTCATGGCCGGACTCGGCGCGCTGCTCCAACGCGCGTTCAAGCTCTCGCTCGACACGCTGGTCAAGCTCAACCTCTACCTGTTCGTCCCGGCGTTCATCTTTCAACGCGTCGGAACCAGCAACATCGACTGGTCGGAGATGGGCTGGATCATGGGACTGACGTGCGTCACCGGCGTCGGGCTCGGCGCGATCGTCGGGCTTCTCGCCCGGCTCGGCGGCGCGTCCCGCCCCACCGTCGCGGCGATGATGCTCGCGACCTGCATTTACAACTCCGGCAACTACGGCGTCCCGCTCGCCGAACTCGCCTATGGCACCGAGGGGGGCGCGGCCCAAACATTTGTTCTCTTCACGCAGAACATCCTCACGTTCACCGTCGGGATGTTTCTCGCCGGCAGCGGGACGATGTCGCCGAAGGCGGTGCTCAAGAGACTTTTCCGCATGCCGATCCCGTACGCCGTGTTCGCGGGGGTGGCGTTGCGGTTCGTCGGCGCTGAGAAAATGCCCGCGATCCTTGATTCATCCGCGACGTACCTCGCCAACGGACTCGTGCCCGTCGCCCTCGTGACGCTCGGCGCACAGCTCGGCAAGAACCCGCGCTGGCCGAGATGGAAGCCCGTGCTGGTCGTGTGCGGTGCCCGGCTGATCATCGGCCCGCTGTTCATGATGGGGCTCATCCGCCTCACGCCGACGGAGTTGTACCCACTGCCCGGCGATGTCCTTGTGCTCACCGCCGGCGTGCCGTGCGCGATCAACATCCTGTTGCTCACGATCGAACTCGAAGGCGACGCGGACCTCGCGGCCGATTGCGTATTTTGGTCCACCGTGTTCAGCGCGGTTTCGGTGGCCGTCTGGATTGCAATCCTCGAGTGA